From the Paenibacillus sp. R14(2021) genome, the window GCGCTTCCTGAATCGGATGGAGGAGAATGAAGCGCTCATCGCGGATGCCGAGCAATGGCTCAAGGGACAGGCGGCCGGCTTGATCGAACGCAATCACGCCAAGATCGGCGCCTTCGTGAAGGAGAATCTCGATCGGCTGGATAACGATCAGCTCGTGGAATTAATTGAAGACAAGGTAGGCCAGGATCTGCAGTGGATTCGCGTGAACGGCGCGGTCTGCGGCTTTCTCATCGGTCTGGTGCTACGCGGCATCGAAATGATCTCCGGCTACATCTGAGCGTCTGCAGGCGCGGGTCATGCTTCTGTATCAGCCCGCTTATGTCCTGGAATCCAGTAAATCCGCTCTTTTCCCTATTTGCGAGAAACAGCCATATAGTGAGGTAGAGCGAGATTGCTGGCGAATACCTGGGTTGTAAGCGTTATTATCGCAGGGGTTGATCGAAAACGAGAACGGAGCGTACATAGGTTTCCTTTACAAAAGGCAGTCGCAAGCGTAACATACGAGTCATGCTTAAACTTAAACGACGTAATTGATTACGCTGAATTCTCACTTAATTGAGAATCGGGGGAACCATTGAATGCCAGGCATACGGCCGGTAACAGGTACGGAATGCTTGCCATTAGGGGTGAATCTTGAGCCTTGCTCAAGTAGGGCAACTCTCATGCCCGAATCCGACAGCTAACCTCGTAAGCGAACCGGGAGAGGCGACGAATTGTGCGTGCAAATAGACACTTCATCATAGATGTGCCTAGAAGCCGCGAGAGGCGTTCCTCTGTTTAGAGGCAGTCTTTTGCAGGCTTCTTTTTTGATGTTCATTTTCGGTATGCGTATAAGTTAGAGGCGAACTAGTAAATTTATAGATACAAGCAGGAAAAGGGGGCGTTGTTATGGCCGGTTACCGCCGTAAAACTCCGGAGGAATTGCTGTTATCCATTTCTAAAATCCATCGCGGTCGACTTAAAATCTACATCGGCGCCGTCAGCGGCTCCGGGAAAACCTATCATATGCTGCGCGAAGGCCAGGCGCTCAAGCAGCAGGGGATCGAGGTCGTCGTCTGTGCCGTATCGACGATGCGCCGTCCGGAAACCGTGGAGCAGCTCGCGGACTTGGAGCGTATTCCGAGCATCCACTGGATGAAAGGCGACGTCGAGAAGAAGGATTTGAATTTGGATGCCATCGTAGAACGCAATCCCGAGGTGCTGCTGGTGGATTCACTGGCGCATGAGAACCGCCCCAATGCCCGGTTTGCAACACGGCTGGAGGATATTCGCTTCCTGCTCAGCAAAGGAATAAGTGTTATTACGACCGTCAACGTCTACGAGCTTGAAGGTGTGACGGAGCAGGCTCAGAAGCTGACAGGCATCTCGGCGGAATGCACGGTGCCGGCGGATTTGCTGGAGCTTGCGGACGAGGTGCGTCTAATCGACGTATCGCCTGAGACGATTCTGAACCGTTTGAACGAAGGCCGGCTGAATAACATTAAAGATCCTGAGTTGTTGAAGCGAGGGAACGTCGGCAAGTTGCGTGAATTGACGCTTCGCTTAGTTGCCGAGGGCGTCAACGAGTCGCTGGAGAAATACCGCGCGGAGCAGGGGTTCATCGGTCCTTCCGGGGCGTCGGAACGGATTCTTGTCGCCGCACAGTATCATATCAACGGTTCGATCTATATTAGGCGCGGCCAGCAAATCGCCAAGCGGCTCGGCGGCGATCTGCAGGTTGTCGTCTTCGACGATGCTTCCCAGGAGCCGACCAAGGAGCGGGATGCATTCAAGAAATCCATCCTGAAGCTGGTAGAAAAGGTCGGCGCGGGCTTCCGTGAAATTTCGATTACGAACCGCCGCCAGGTTCCTCGCGCGCTCATCCGCTACGCGATGCTCATTAACGCGACGCGTATTGTTATGGGACATTCCAAGCAGACGCGTGCGGAGGAGCTGCGGCAGGGCTCGATCGGCCGGAGCGTCTTGAAGCAGTCGCGCAACATCGACGTGTACTTCATGGCCGACCGTGCGGAGCACGAAGGCGAACGGGTGCTGGAGACGAAGCGTTCGGCGCCTAAGCCTCCCTCCGAGCCGTATCGCCGTTTGAGCACGCAGGAAGTGGAGAAGAAGATCGAGCGGATCCGCCGCGGCACGTTCAAGGTGTATATCGGAGCAGCGCCGGGGGCCGGCAAGACGTATATGATGCTGCGCGAAGGCAATGACTTGCTGCGCAAAGATATCGACGTCGTGATCGGCTTTGTCGAGACGCATGGACGTCCAGGCACGGAGGCGCAGCTCGGTCAGCTGAAGCTCGTCCCTCGAATGGTCATCCAAGACCATGGGAAATCCAGCGAGGAGATGGATGTCGCCGCTATCATTGCTCGCAATCCGGAGGTCGTGCTGATTGACGAGCTCGCGCATGCGAATGCGCCGGGCAGCCGGAACAAACGCCGCTACGAGGATATTCAGGAAATTCTGAACGCCGGTATTTCCGTTATTTCCACGCTGAACGTGCAGCATTTGGAGAGCCTGAAGGACTCCGTGGAGAAAATAACGGGCTGCACGGTTGCCGAAACCGTGCCGGATAATTTCCTTCGTCTGGCTGATGAGATGGAGCTGATCGACGTTGCTCCGGGCGCATTGCAGGAACGGATGCGGGAAGGCAGCATCTATAAGAGCGAGGACGTGGAAGGGGCACTCGCCGGTTTCTTCAAAACAGGCAACCTCATTGCGCTTCGCGAGCTCGCCCTGCGAGAGATTGCCGACGATGTGGATGAGCGGCTCGAAGCATGGGAACGGAACGGCTCCCTGCGGGGACCGTGGCGTAGGCACGAATCGATCTTCGTCGCAGTTACCGCAAGCATGAATGCGGAGCGTCTGATCCGCCGCGGCTTCCGGATTGCCTATCGGCTGAAAGCCGACTGGCATGTGCATTACGTGCAGGAGCACGGCAATCACTCGGAGGAGCATCGCAAGCGGATTGCGGAGATCAAGGAGCTGGTCGAACGTCTCGGCGGTACGTTTGAGGCGGAGGCAGGCGTTTCCGAGCAGAAGGTACCGGAAGCATTACTTGCGAAAGCCAATGCGCTCAAGAGCACCCAAATTATTTTGGGTCAATGCGGCCGCAGCTTCTGGAGTAAATTGACGCACAAGCCTGTCATCGAAACGCTGCTGCGGGAAGGCCGCCATATGGATATTCTCGTCGTGGCGGATTTCAACCCCAATATGGCGCTTGGCGAAGAGGATGAGTAGCCAATTGTCGTTTAAAGGGAGAAAATATATCGGAATTTGGTAATATGTGATAAAAGATGACATATTTAAATATTTAAATTGAATCCCCCTCGTATTCCTGATAGAATCTTCATAGATTATTATTGATTGAGGGGGAAACAAGATGAAAAAATGGTATGTGTCAGCAATCGTGACATTAGTAGCCATGTTAATACTAGCAGGTTGTGGTGCGAAGAAAAGCGAGAACACGGGAATCGAGAACGCCGGAAGCGCAGCGGGCAACAGCAGCGATGCGACGACGTACATGTTTGCAAGCGATGCGAGCTACGCTCCGATGGAGTATATGGACAAAGACGAGCTGAAAGGCTTCGACGTCGATTTTCTTGATGAAGTCATGAAACAAGCAGGCCTCAAGTACGAGCTGCACAACGTTGCTTGGGACGCGATGCTTGAGAGCGTGAAGCAAGGCAAAGAGTATCAAGCCGGTATTTCGAGTATCTCCATTACCGACGATCGGAAGCAAACGTATGATTTCTCCATGCCGTACTTCGAATCGACGAACGTTATCATGGTGAAGGAAGACAGCGACATTAAGAGCGCGACTGACCTGAAGGGCAAGAAGGTTGCCGTGCAGGGCGGAACGACTGCTGATATCCTCATGACCAAAATCATGGGGGAGGGCAACACGGATCTGAAGAAATTCGACAGCAACGCTGTAGCGCTGCTTGAGCTCGATCAAGGCGGCGCGGATGCCGTCGTGGCCGACATTGCTATCGTCAGAGACTACGTGAAGAACAACCCTGGCAAGAAGCTGAAGAGCATTGCGGATTCTACGAACTTCAACTCCGAGTACTACGGCCTCGCTTTCCCGAAAGGCAGCGAGCTGAAGGCGAAGCTGGACCCTGCAATCAAGGCGATTATCGAAAACGGAAAATACGCAGAAATTTACAAGAAATGGTTTGGCGAAGAGCCGAATACGGCAAACTTGAAATAAGAATGAGTAGAAGAGTGTGCGTGCCGTAACGTTGCGCATACTCTTTTTTCCTTTCATAACCTCCGTTTCTTGATGATAACGAAAGGACGTATCCGAATGGATTTTAGATTTGATATCATCTGGGATTATGCGCCTCTGCTGCTGCGGGGCACGCTGTATACGATTTGGATATCCATAGCTTCGATTTTGCTGGGCTCGATTTTTGGGCTTGGCGTAAGCTTGGGCAAAATGTCGCGGTATTGGTTCTTGCGCTGGCCGATGCAATCGTATATCAACTTCTTTCGCGGAACGCCGCTACTGGTGCAAATCTTTATCGTGCACTTCGGATTGATTCCGCTTATCTACGGCAAGACGAATGCCATTATTGCGGCTGTCGTAGCGCTGTCACTCAATTCAGCGGCCTATTCGGCTGAAATTTACCGGGCAGGTATTCTCTCCATTGATAAAGGGCAGATGGAGGCAGCACAGTCGCTTGGGATGACGCATTTTCAAGCGATGCGGTTCATTGTGCTTCCGCAGGCTATCAGACGAATGATTCCGGCGTTCGGCAACGAGTTTATCCAGCTGCTCAAGGATTCTTCCTTGCTCGCGCTCATTACGGTTCCCGAGATTATGTATTGGGGCAATGCGATGAAGAATCAATATATTCGGATCTGGGAGCCGTACATGGCGGCGGCAGTTATCTATTTCATCCTCACGTACACGCTCAATAAGGTGCTGGTAGCGATAGAAAGGAAGGTGAGCTGACCATGAACCCGATTATTCAAGTAACGGGCTTGTCCAAAGCCTTCGGCGACAACGTCGTGCTCAAAGACGTTTCCGCATCGATTGCGAACCAGGAAGTGGTCGTCGTGATCGGTCCTTCGGGCTCGGGCAAATCCACCTTCCTCCGCTGCCTTAATCTGCTTGAAAAGCCGACAGGCGGCGATATCCTCATCGAAGGCAAATCGCTGATGGACAAGCGGACGAATATTACAACGATCCGTGCGGACGTCGGCATGGTGTTCCAGCAGTTCAACCTCTTCCCGCATTTGAAGGTGATCGACAACATCACACTGGCGCCGGTGCAAATCCGCAAATGGCCGATTCAGAAGGCGCGGGAGAAAGCGATGGAGCTGCTGCGCAAGGTTGGCTTGGAGGACAAGGCAGGCGTCTACCCGCCATCGCTCTCCGGCGGTCAAGCCCAGCGTGTCGCGATCGCCCGCGCGCTTGCGATGGAGCCGAAGATCATGCTCTTCGACGAGCCGACCTCGGCGCTTGACCCCGAGATGGTCGGCGAGGTGCTTGCCGTCATGAAGCAGCTGGCCAAGGAAGGGATGACCATGGTCGTGGTCACCCACGAGATGGGCTTCGCGCGCGAAGTCGGCGACCGCGTCGTCTTCATGGAGCAGGGCTACATCGTGGAGCAAGGTACGCCGAGCGACTTGTTCGAGCGTCCGCAGCAGGAGCGGACGAAGGCATTCTTGTCGAAGGTGCTGTAGGCAACGAAGCCGCGGTGCTTATCGCGAAATTATAAATACGATTAGCCAGACGGCTTACTGACGTCTGGCTTTTCTATTGCAGAGTGGGTGAGACGAAAAAAAAGCACCAATCCGGCGCCGCAAAGCGTCGAATTGGTGCTTGCTCGATAGGGTCTTCGGGCGGCGCTGCAGCGGCGCAGC encodes:
- a CDS encoding amino acid ABC transporter permease — translated: MDFRFDIIWDYAPLLLRGTLYTIWISIASILLGSIFGLGVSLGKMSRYWFLRWPMQSYINFFRGTPLLVQIFIVHFGLIPLIYGKTNAIIAAVVALSLNSAAYSAEIYRAGILSIDKGQMEAAQSLGMTHFQAMRFIVLPQAIRRMIPAFGNEFIQLLKDSSLLALITVPEIMYWGNAMKNQYIRIWEPYMAAAVIYFILTYTLNKVLVAIERKVS
- a CDS encoding basic amino acid ABC transporter substrate-binding protein; amino-acid sequence: MKKWYVSAIVTLVAMLILAGCGAKKSENTGIENAGSAAGNSSDATTYMFASDASYAPMEYMDKDELKGFDVDFLDEVMKQAGLKYELHNVAWDAMLESVKQGKEYQAGISSISITDDRKQTYDFSMPYFESTNVIMVKEDSDIKSATDLKGKKVAVQGGTTADILMTKIMGEGNTDLKKFDSNAVALLELDQGGADAVVADIAIVRDYVKNNPGKKLKSIADSTNFNSEYYGLAFPKGSELKAKLDPAIKAIIENGKYAEIYKKWFGEEPNTANLK
- a CDS encoding amino acid ABC transporter ATP-binding protein; this encodes MIQVTGLSKAFGDNVVLKDVSASIANQEVVVVIGPSGSGKSTFLRCLNLLEKPTGGDILIEGKSLMDKRTNITTIRADVGMVFQQFNLFPHLKVIDNITLAPVQIRKWPIQKAREKAMELLRKVGLEDKAGVYPPSLSGGQAQRVAIARALAMEPKIMLFDEPTSALDPEMVGEVLAVMKQLAKEGMTMVVVTHEMGFAREVGDRVVFMEQGYIVEQGTPSDLFERPQQERTKAFLSKVL
- a CDS encoding histidine kinase, with translation MAGYRRKTPEELLLSISKIHRGRLKIYIGAVSGSGKTYHMLREGQALKQQGIEVVVCAVSTMRRPETVEQLADLERIPSIHWMKGDVEKKDLNLDAIVERNPEVLLVDSLAHENRPNARFATRLEDIRFLLSKGISVITTVNVYELEGVTEQAQKLTGISAECTVPADLLELADEVRLIDVSPETILNRLNEGRLNNIKDPELLKRGNVGKLRELTLRLVAEGVNESLEKYRAEQGFIGPSGASERILVAAQYHINGSIYIRRGQQIAKRLGGDLQVVVFDDASQEPTKERDAFKKSILKLVEKVGAGFREISITNRRQVPRALIRYAMLINATRIVMGHSKQTRAEELRQGSIGRSVLKQSRNIDVYFMADRAEHEGERVLETKRSAPKPPSEPYRRLSTQEVEKKIERIRRGTFKVYIGAAPGAGKTYMMLREGNDLLRKDIDVVIGFVETHGRPGTEAQLGQLKLVPRMVIQDHGKSSEEMDVAAIIARNPEVVLIDELAHANAPGSRNKRRYEDIQEILNAGISVISTLNVQHLESLKDSVEKITGCTVAETVPDNFLRLADEMELIDVAPGALQERMREGSIYKSEDVEGALAGFFKTGNLIALRELALREIADDVDERLEAWERNGSLRGPWRRHESIFVAVTASMNAERLIRRGFRIAYRLKADWHVHYVQEHGNHSEEHRKRIAEIKELVERLGGTFEAEAGVSEQKVPEALLAKANALKSTQIILGQCGRSFWSKLTHKPVIETLLREGRHMDILVVADFNPNMALGEEDE